Within Rhodospirillales bacterium RIFCSPLOWO2_02_FULL_58_16, the genomic segment GGCAAGGGCCTTGATCTCGCCATACCATCCCCGCGCGGCGTCATGGTCTGATGCCGCGAGGTAGTTGATGAGATTGACGGCGGCCATTGACCATAAGATGGCGGTCGGTTCGTTTACGTCGGCCGGGAGCGTGGCAAGGGGGAGGAAAGCCTCATGGCGGGGAAAGTCTTGTGCAGTTCGGTCCAGGAATACGGCCATGCCGAAAGGGTCTAACCGCCATGCAAGATCGCGCATGGATTCCAGACGTTTGTCCAGGACACTGGTTGGGTCCAACCGGTTAAGCGTGAACAGTTCCCCCAGGATATCGGGTTCCAGCGGCGCCAGACGTTCTGTGGCGTCTCTGCCCGATAGTATCCGGTAGCGGCCGGCGTCGAAGTCGGCGAGGAGGTCCTTGCCTTGGGAAAGATCGTTCAGGTCAGTAAGCTTGATGCCGCCGCACATCGTCGCCAGGGCAAGAAGTTTTTTGTCGTTTTCCGTTATTCCCGCCGGGACCCAGAACCTTTCTTCCTCCCGTCCGAGCACTTCTTTGATCAAGTCTTCCTTGGCCAGCCAGAACTGGGTGCGTCGCTTGCCGTTGACCACGGCGTCCGCCATCAGGGCGGCGAACAGGGGGCGGCCTTCGGGGTCCATTTCGCGCAGGACAGGCAGCAACTTCGCCGCTTGTTGCGTTGTCAGTCCGAGAGTTTGCATGACGCGGCGCGTTCCATCATCGGAAAGGCCGCTTAGGGTCATGTGGGTGTCGTGGCGGTCTTTATCGGTTTGTCCGCGCTCGCTATGGCCGCTCCCACGCAGCTTGTCTAGCCACCAGTCGCCGGCGTCGCGCTCCAGAAGCAGCAGGCGGACCGGGAAGGGGAATTGGTCGGCCCTGTTGCTGAGATTTCGGATGGATTGTCCCAGTTCCTGGGAACGCTCATGGCCCGAGGCATAGTCCGCGACCATCAGGGTCGGCTCATCCGGGATCCAGTTATCGATATCGCGGATGGAATGTTCGTAGGGCAGGAACCCTACCCGCCATGAACCGCCCCGTTTCAGACAAAAATCAAGCGCCAGTCGGCTCTTGCCGAATCCGGCCGAACCACAAACCAGCCACCAACGAAACGGGGCATCATGGTCGAGAAACCCCTCCAGACGCATCATCTCGTCTTTGCGTCCGATAAGAGGGACTTTTCTGGCGCCGTAGAAGAAGCGGTTCAGGCCGCTATTCTCGTCTTCGGACAGGCTCAGGAACAGCTTCGGCTGAGGCGCCAGCCGCTTGATCAACGTGCCGACGGCATTTCGTAGGTCTTTCTTACTTGCCAGGGCTTCGAGAGAATCTTTCAGGGATTCGGTCAACGACCTGACGAAGGCCGCGTCATGGGGCGGGTGGCTTTTATCGGCGATGGTTTTGATTTCGCCCTTCAGGTGCGCCGCGAACTTATCGAGGTTCTTCTCCAGCTTTTTGTAGTACGGCAGATGGCGAAGGCGGTTCTTGACGACATCGCTCGCGAAGACGCCGCCTTTTTTGGCGGCCCATTCCGTCAGTTGCGCCATACCCCTGACGAGGAGTTTGCCTATCCCCCTGGGAATGGCAAGCTCATGGTACAGATAGTCAGCCATCGCCCGCGACAGATCGGCGTCCCCTAGATACTTGGCAAGGCCGTCATCGGCGATCTTCGATACGGCTCCGTCGAGCGAATCATTTCCGGAATTATCATTCATCAGGCCAGAATACATGAATTGCGTCGCGATAGCCAATCTTAATTCCCGCATAAGATGCCGACTTCATGCTTTTCAGACAACGCGGCGCGCAGCGGGACGGAAAAATGCAAAGTCGGTTTTGTTGACGCTTCGGCGCCGTGGGCGCATACTCGCCGATTGTGTATCCGCAAGCCCATATATCGATGTATTTTCAACAATGAACGCAACGAAATCAATGCCGCGCCCGGACGCGCAAGACGACGATCTGGCATCCGCCCGACGGGTGCTGAGGCTGGAGGCGAAAGGGATCGAGGCCATGGCGGCGGGCCTCGACGGCCGCTTTGCCGAGGCTCTTGACCTGATTGAGGGAATGAGCGGGCATCTGGTTATCGCCGGCATGGGCAAGAGCGGACATATCGCCCGCAAAATCGCCGCCACCCTGGCTTCCACAGGCACGCCGGCCATTTTTGTTCACCCGGCGGAGGCCAGCCACGGCGATCTGGGGATGATCCGCAAGGGCGATGCGGTTATCGCCCTGTCCAATTCGGGCGAGACCTCTGAACTTGCCGATCTGGTGGCCTATACAAGACGCTTCGAGATTTCACTGATCGCCGTCACCGGCAACGCCGCCAGCACCCTTGCCAGGGCGGCGGACGTGGTGCTGGCGTTGCCCGCCGTCACCGAGGCCTGTCCGCTGGGACTGGCGCCGACCACCTCGACCACGGTGATGCTGGCCCTCGGCGACGCCATCGCCGTCGCTCTGCTGGAGCGCAGGGGGTTCTCGCCGGATGACTTTCATGTTTTTCATCCCGGCGGCAAACTGGGCAATGTGCTGCTCAAGGTGGCCGACATCATGCACGCCGGCGATGAAATGCCGTTGGTGGACGGCGCGATGGTCATGGCGGATGTCCTGCTGGTGATGACCAACAAGAAATTCGGCTGCGTCGGCGTCATCAACGGGAAAGGCCTGCTTGAAGGGGTGGTCACCGACGGCGA encodes:
- a CDS encoding D-arabinose 5-phosphate, translating into MPRPDAQDDDLASARRVLRLEAKGIEAMAAGLDGRFAEALDLIEGMSGHLVIAGMGKSGHIARKIAATLASTGTPAIFVHPAEASHGDLGMIRKGDAVIALSNSGETSELADLVAYTRRFEISLIAVTGNAASTLARAADVVLALPAVTEACPLGLAPTTSTTVMLALGDAIAVALLERRGFSPDDFHVFHPGGKLGNVLLKVADIMHAGDEMPLVDGAMVMADVLLVMTNKKFGCVGVINGKGLLEGVVTDGDLRRHMSPDLLERKASEVMTCGGKNIRPDALASEAVRIMNTGKITNLFVVEDGRPVGIIHIHDCLRAGVA